CTTGTCTGGGCATTGATCTAAAGTGTTCCGTCCCGAAACGGATTGATCCGCATCACGTTATGTCCCCGAGTAAAACCTGGGGAGACGACACATGCCTGTTTCGAAGATGATGATGACGATGGCGTTCGGCGGCCTTGCCGTGCTGGCCGTGCCGGCGGGCGTCGCGGCGCAGACGAAGATGGTTGGCGGGGCGCCGATGGTCGCGTCGAGAACGATCGTCGAGAACGCCTCTGCCTCGCCGGATCTGACCACCCTGGTCGCGGCCGTGAAGGCGGCCGGCCTCGTCGATACGCTGAGCAGCCCTGGGCCCTTCACCGTGTTCGCGCCGACCAACGAAGCGTTCAACGCGCTGCCCGCCGGCACCGTCGACACGTTGCTGCAACCGGCGAACAAGGACCAGCTCACCGCGATCCTGACCTATCACGTTGTCCCCGGGAAACTGGACGCCAAGGCCTTGATCAAGCAGATCAAGGCCGGCGGCGGCACCGCGACGCTGACCACGGTGCAGGGTGAGCCGATCAAGGCGACGCTGTCGGGCAAGTCGGTCGTGTTGAGCGATGCCAAGGGCGGTCAGGCTGCCGTCACGATCACTGACGTGCCGCAGAAGAACGGCGTCGTCCATGTGATCGACCACGTGCTGCAGCCATAAAATGCACCGGAAAGGCGGCGTCCGC
This portion of the Sphingomonas sp. FARSPH genome encodes:
- a CDS encoding fasciclin domain-containing protein produces the protein MPVSKMMMTMAFGGLAVLAVPAGVAAQTKMVGGAPMVASRTIVENASASPDLTTLVAAVKAAGLVDTLSSPGPFTVFAPTNEAFNALPAGTVDTLLQPANKDQLTAILTYHVVPGKLDAKALIKQIKAGGGTATLTTVQGEPIKATLSGKSVVLSDAKGGQAAVTITDVPQKNGVVHVIDHVLQP